In Sebastes umbrosus isolate fSebUmb1 chromosome 7, fSebUmb1.pri, whole genome shotgun sequence, the sequence gacactacgACATGCAGACAGGGGATTGAACAGCCAACCTTGCAGTTGAAGGACGACCACTGTCGGGGGACTTACAGTTCGATTTAGTGACTTTCTTTCTTCAATTTTTTTCAACTCTGTGGGAGAGTTTAATCTcacatggacatttttttcccttGCGTTTAAACACTTAATGTCTGTTTAAATACTGTGATAATTAAGCATTTATAATACGTGCCATTCTATTCAAATAAATAGCTATGAAATGGATTATCGCTGCAATTAAATATAGAATTAAGCTGAAATTTTCTGGTTAAAGCTTCTCCagtgtgagaatttgctgctttcctctgtttatcactgtaaactgaatattttagttttttgaaGACATCACTTTGTATAGTAGACTGTGAACTTCACAGTGTGAATGGcattttttgctattttctgtcactttatagaccaaacaactaatcggttAATGGAGAAATTAATTGTCAGATTAATTGTAAATGAAAATaaccattagttgcagcccaactTACATTATATCCTGCTGTACAATAAATTTAGCCAAAATATAGGTGTTTGTTTGGCTTCACATTAACACAGGAGCTGTGATGTGACACTGACAAAcaggagctgctgtgatgtaaTAGTTGCCCAATCCATTGCTACATGGACTGGATATCAACATGATGCAAGATATTAAGCAAAAGTTGTTTACcttaatgaaatatatatatatacatatatatatataaaatgatatatatatattaactaaCATCCTCTATTACATTCCTACATTCATCCCACATACATACATCTTATTCGTATtcatatcatttttattatattattcaataataatactaataataataataataataataaagatataataaataaaaaacagtaaaaaaacaaaaaacaaatttatcTGTTATATACATAAATTATTAGATGTTAGTATGTATgttaataataaagatataataaataaaaaaacagtaaaaaaaaaataaaaaaaataaattatattttatatatatattattagttgttagttattaaatatatacatacatacatgatgtgtgtttgcaggtAATTACTAATTACTATCTCCTATTCAATGACTACTACTCCTATAATGGCAGATGGTCATGGTTTTGctatatatgtacatacatgatgtgtgtttgcaggtAATTACTAATTACTATCTTCTATTCAATGACTCCTATAATAGCAGATGGTCATGGTTTTGCTGCAATAAGATACCAGTTTGCacaattgcataaagcagtatttACAAATTaatgtaattgttattttaagttatAAATGTACAGAATCTGTAGTAGTGTAGTGTAATGCTGCATTTTGTGtgaatagaaacacacacaggcaccaGCAGCTTTTGAGTCCACACAGTCCCACTCCTCTCTCTGTTAACAGTCTTTGCCAAAATAAACTGTTGCACAgcagaacagagcagagcagagccacATTtatcactgcagcagcagcagcagcacctttGGCCAAGTAAGGAAGGCTCTGCTTGCACAACTCCCAACAACATGACAGCGAGGGTTTCTCAACCAGACAGTGTTAACAATGCATGCAGATCATCACCAGCTATCACtactagtaataataacaagTGACAGCTGTCAGACTAACAGCAGCGAGCTAGGAAGCTTGGGAAAGGCCTGGTAGCTCCGGCTGCAGGAGCAAGGCCTGGTGGTGGCTGGCAGCTCCACCATGCTACCAGGCTAACAGCTAGAGTTTCTGCTGTGacaactctctctcttcttcctttaAAGTACCTCCTCATTCTCATCGTCGGAGACATTGTCCTCCGGCTGGTCCAAGTCAATGTCAAACACTCCAGCCATGGCAGCGTGTTTCTTCGCTCGGATCTCGCTTCGCTTTCTGTCACAGACCGTCAGACTAGCAGCAACAGCAGGCGTCCCTCCACCTCATGGACGAACACACACCGCCGCCATAACCCGGCTACTACACGGAGCATGCGCAGTAAGACGCTCGGCGAAAAGGGGGCGGTGACCTGAGAGATGAGCTCTTATTTTGACATAAAACCAACAATAATACAGTACACCTCCTTAAAGGTCTTTCCATTGACATTCATTGAAGGATTTTACACCAAAAAATCTAAtcaatttttaaaatctaagataagatgagataagatgagataagataagataagataagataagataagataagataaaataagaaaagataaaataaaataagataaaataagataagataagataagataaaataagataaaataagaaaagataaaataaaataagataaaataagataagataagataagataaaataagataaaataagaaaagataaaataaaataagataagataagataagataagataagataagataagataagataatgctttattagtcccacagtggggaacaTTTGTAgaattacagcagcaaaggggacagtgcaaacaacaagaagcatcagaaaaacaaaacaagatataataataaataactaaataaacaattaaGATCTAAGATAATAAAGATAtctaaagatatatatatatatatatataataaataaaaaacagtaaaaaaaaaaaattaacatccTTCATTACATTCCTACATTAtcccacatacatacacatacatacatcttATTCTTATTCATATTCGtattaatattcttatttttattatattattcaataataataataataataataacaataataataataataataaaaatgatactgatactgataataataataataataataataataataataataataataataatagtaatgatactgataataataataatggtaataataataatgataataacaataataataataataataataataatagtaatgattctgataataataataatggtaataataataatgataataacaataataataacaataatgataataataataataacaataataataataataataaaaatgatactgatactgataataataataataataataataataataatagtaatgatactgataataataataatggtaataataataatgataataacaataataataacaataatgataataacaataataataataataataataataataataataataataataataataataataatagtaatgattctgataataataataatggtaataataataatgataataacaataataataacaataatgataataataataataataataataataataataataacaacaacaataataatcataatcataatcataatcataaataTTTTCTCCTTTGTTAATTATATTGCTTGAATCaggtatttattcttttttctttgggACTCAAAAAAAGTTGAAACCGTTCACGACCAATGAACgcgacttttactttgaaagttTTGACAGTTTGGCCGGAAATGCCGTTCTAACTTCCCGTGGCGGCAGCAGACGACAGACCGGGCACCGCTTTCAAACAACAAGATGTTGACAGCTCCATCAACTCAGTCATGAAACCGGTGGATCTCAGACTGTGTGTTCTCATACTCTGACCGGAACACTATCGATCCTTCTGGAGAGTCTGCAGTCTTCACACCTGTGGGTGAAACGTGTCCCTAGTAACCGTCCAGCTGGGTGAAACATGTCCATAGTAACCGTTCAGCTGGGTCAGTGCGGTAACCAGGTGGGTCACGAGCTGTTTGACGTCCTCTGCAGCGATGCtccggagggagggaggagagagtaCAGCACAGCCAGCTGTGAGCGCTTCTTCCACCAAACTACACGTGGAGGTAGCACACCTGGTGTTGTGTTGAATACTGTATCTATTTCCTGTCTGTGCTGCACACCTGTTTACCTGTTTACCTGTTTACCTGTCATCATCATGTGTCCCTCCTGTCTCAAACAGAGCTTGTAGCCAGGGCGgtgttgatcgacatggagcccAAAGTGATCAACCAGAGCATCAGCAGGGCTGCAACATCTGGCAGGTGGAGGTATGGAGAGACTGCACACTTCAGCCAGAAGCAGGGCTCTGGGAACAACTGGGCTAACGGGTAAAGGACATTTACCTCATATTTTCTGTCAAATATGTAAAAACTAATcatctgtcaaaaaaaaagcactACAGAGGCACTTCTTTtattgggaaaaaaacagatggtGCTTAATTTACAGTGcaaatgcaatataaatatataaagtttTCCATTTGTGcatgaaataaatatttacatattacatataattcaATACTTatacttagttttttttaatttttttaaatttgtttttataattttgtattattattatttgttatttacttatctttttgtgtttttggtcctttcctttttttgtatatttttcctttATGTTTCTATCGGATTGAattaatgtatatgtataaatgtaattgtttatgaaattaattctgcttatttaatggtgcagtaatattgttcATTCTTGAGCTTAGAAATGGCAGTTTGACAGTGAAAAGCTAGTAAATAGACTAAGGATGACGGTAAActggtattgacgataaccgttgtattgaaaaaaaaatgaaatattgatatcatgttaataatacacatatgataatattgtctAAATTCCTCTTCATTACTCTTCAATTGCCAATTTGACATATAgcattatgttgtttttttcaaaatgtctaTAGATATTTCAATAATATCGTTGTAGTATCCTCGTGTAGTGAAACTCGTGACAGCCCTAAAGTGAAACTTGAGTTAGGATTGTTTTGTCAGACTTCTATTTCCAAGGTGCTTATATCACGTCAAATGTAACTTAGTATGTGCACCTTTTAAAGACACaatgtaaatacagtaaaacaatctgtgtttataaataaatgaggTAAAAGCTGGTAATAATGTGTTTCCTGTATCACACCAGGTTCTGTGTCCACGGGCCTCGTCACAGAGACGTGGTGGAGGAGCTGATGAGGCGAGAGGTGGAGCGCTGTGACAGACTGGCCGGACTCATGGCCATGATGAGTGTGGCGGGGGGGACGGGGTCCGGGGTCGGTACTTACGTTACTCAGTGTCTCCGAGACATCTACCCCAAGTCCTTCATCCTCAACCACCTCACCTGGCCGTACGGGACTGGGGAGGTACGAACAGGGGGCTGTCAAGTGCTCTTAGTAATCATCTTTAGTGTTAGTACAGAATAATGTGCTATTAAATAATCTGTCCTCTCAGGTGATTGTCCAGAACTACAACTCGGTGCTGACGCTGGCTCATCTCTACCAGCTGTCAGACGCCATCCTGGTGCACGAGAACGACACGGTGCACAGGATCTGCAGTCAGCTGCTCAACATCAAACACATCTCCTTCGGTGATGTCAACGGGGTGATCGCTCACCAGCTGGGCAGTGTCCTGCAGCCGGCGCTCACCGCCGACTCCTACGGAGGCTACAGCAGAAATCCTCTGGGTGAGAgaggccaacacacacacacagggcctgGGTTTCCTGTAATCGGATTAGGAGAGGTGTAGTCTACAAAGGGAAAGATAAGAAATTTGTTCATTCTTAAAAAAGGAAATGGGAGATTTAACTCAAAAGCAAATGTCCTCATTATTTTGGCATCAAATCCCTCTGCTACTGATTCAGCCACACCTATTGTCCCTTTTCACAGTAGTCATTTTTACATTCcaaggtaaacacaggtgttatTAATGACACTAATTATGGCCCTGTTGCATTTAGGTTTGCCAGGGcgctggtattgtgcatgctggctggCAGGAATGGCTTTGACACGCTAAATAGAATGGGATCATAATTAATTTGTTCAATCACACCTGTGTTTAtatgctatgacatgtcaaaatgggtGCTGTAAAAAGGGCCTATCCGTAGAAAAACTCTAACAGGAAATGACACCAACGTCATCAGGTCAAACCTTTATACATTCAATCTTCACATTGCACATTAAGCTACTCTATGTCATCCTCATGAACCAGCACGTCTTAACCCTAACGGTGACATTATTCTTTAACAGGTGAGCTGGTGAGCGCCCTGGCGTGCCACCCGGAGTACAAGCTGCTCAGCGTGTGCACCGTCCCTCAGATGCCTAGTGCCTCCATGGCCTACAGCACGTTCAACTGGCCGAGCCTGCTCAAACACCTCCGACAGATGCTCATCTCCAACACCAAGATGGACGAAGGCAAGTTCTGGAGAGACGccccaggcaaaaacataaTCTTTCATGCATTGGTCAGATTTGAAATTTTGGGCTTCcacaacatgtcttctttcagactagtggatagaaaacatccaaaatacacatttaggtgtttattttactacatttagtctatttgtgtctgtagatttctcctaaattcaccaaaagtcaGCATTTGATAATGcttaatttacatatttaaacataaaatttccgaaaaacttgtaatacaaaaaaagaatgtcagtaatcaactggggaagtttcatggtgatatctattagttgaAATTTGTACCATATTCACATGAAGtgttttgcaaaatgtatgaaattttacaatccatgtctttaaagtctgttttctcaaaattagttttttctcagactctgagccagaaatctccacttcagtatcATTACACCAAACTTCCCAGTTTCAGTCCTATCTATATTATGAAGGTTTTTACGGAGGGGTTttattca encodes:
- the tubd1 gene encoding tubulin delta chain isoform X1; the protein is MSIVTVQLGQCGNQVGHELFDVLCSDAPEGGRREYSTASCERFFHQTTRGELVARAVLIDMEPKVINQSISRAATSGRWRYGETAHFSQKQGSGNNWANGFCVHGPRHRDVVEELMRREVERCDRLAGLMAMMSVAGGTGSGVGTYVTQCLRDIYPKSFILNHLTWPYGTGEVIVQNYNSVLTLAHLYQLSDAILVHENDTVHRICSQLLNIKHISFGDVNGVIAHQLGSVLQPALTADSYGGYSRNPLGELVSALACHPEYKLLSVCTVPQMPSASMAYSTFNWPSLLKHLRQMLISNTKMDEGIDWQVRPPAGSERTRSFNTSLANLLILRGKDVYSAETGGFEDPALYTSWLSSEEAFNVWKSPVPFNKYEKCATLVSNSQALLRPLDNMVGKAWNMFASRAYIHQYVKFGISEEDFLDSFTSLEQVISSYNQLS
- the tubd1 gene encoding tubulin delta chain isoform X2, whose translation is MSIVTVQLGQCGNQVGHELFDVLCSDAPEGGRREYSTASCERFFHQTTRGELVARAVLIDMEPKVINQSISRAATSGRWRFCVHGPRHRDVVEELMRREVERCDRLAGLMAMMSVAGGTGSGVGTYVTQCLRDIYPKSFILNHLTWPYGTGEVIVQNYNSVLTLAHLYQLSDAILVHENDTVHRICSQLLNIKHISFGDVNGVIAHQLGSVLQPALTADSYGGYSRNPLGELVSALACHPEYKLLSVCTVPQMPSASMAYSTFNWPSLLKHLRQMLISNTKMDEGIDWQVRPPAGSERTRSFNTSLANLLILRGKDVYSAETGGFEDPALYTSWLSSEEAFNVWKSPVPFNKYEKCATLVSNSQALLRPLDNMVGKAWNMFASRAYIHQYVKFGISEEDFLDSFTSLEQVISSYNQLS